The following is a genomic window from Numenius arquata chromosome 12, bNumArq3.hap1.1, whole genome shotgun sequence.
GCAACAACCTCTGCCTCCAGAGAAATTCCAAATACTCAGCAGGGCAAAGCCACCtcccccggggctgctgctgagcaTTTCCAAACCTCTGCCCATGGGAGGAGAGCAATGCCGAGCCCGTTCCGTACCTGCTCAGGGTTTTGTCAATGTCCTGGAAGAGAGAAAACACCCGGTCAGCTCTGGGACCCCCGAGAAGGACCCGCGGTCCCCAGGGCAGTGAGTCACAGTCACTCCCACTCACAGCACCCGGGTGGGTGACGCAGCCCTCACCATAAGGAATTCCACCACTGGCTGGTCACGTTTCTTCTCTATCTCCACAACCAGCGTGTCCAGCAGCGATTTCCTCTCCGAAATGCTGGAGATGTATTGGCTGCGCTCCTTGGTGAGGTCCCTGTGTGCCCGGTcgagctgggccagcaggagaccctcctgctcctgcaggaaCTGCCGCAGCTCCTTGAAGgtgtccctcagcctctgctgctcCGAGGCCACCTTCTCCTGCAAGGTACCCGTGCGGGGGCCACTGAGCCAGCCCATCCTCTGGGCACGGGGACCCGGCActggggagaggcgggggggcaAGGAtggtggggaaaaggaggagagctTTTAGGGAGGAAAATCTGGAAGAGcggaggtggggggagagagggctggCAAGTCTGGATGTTGACGGAGCCAGGATGACAGTGGAGTCTGAATGAGAGCAGGGTGGAAAAAGGAAAGACgggatggagagagaaagagagagagaactgtgTTGTTACGGGAAAGGAGATAAATATATATGGGGAGAGGGAAATACAGGACGCGCCCATGAAGACGGGGGGTCAGTGGAGAGGGGGGCACGGCGTGCGCACGGGGAGGGAACCACACACCAGCAGGCCATCgctctgcttttctccttgggGCTTaaactcttctttctctttttgtagaAAAACCAGGCTGGCCTGGAGTGTCtcctggggggggaggaaaaaaaaaaaaaaagaaaaaaaaagcatatttggtGATTTTGGAGCTACATTAGTGAAAAGATGTTCCAAAGAGCCCCTGTGGGGACAATACTGCTGTGcggggtcactggggggggggttgagCCAGCATCCACCTCCCTCCACGTGCAGCTGCTTTGGCCAGAAACATTTCTGGAATAGCTTCGTGTGGAAACCCTGAactttgtggtttgggtttggttttctttttcttttttttttttttttttttttttctttttttaattaggaaaaacaaCTTTTGGGGTTGGAAGTGGGATTTGTGGGAAGAGGTTTGCCGtgacagcagcgctgtgtctcagaCGCACTCCATAAATTTGCTGAAGTATTAAAAaagcccccccccggctcctccaaGCCATACCCTGCGGCAGAGCGAgctgctggaggggggggacCCCAGCCTGCATCTTTTTGGGGGACACCGTGTCCCCTGCTGCCCCATCCCCGTTCCTGACTGGGGACGTTTGGGGCACCAGGGACCTTGCAGGGCCACAGAGGGGTGAGCGGCTAGACGTGGGACCCTAATCTGCAGCCAGATGGGGACCCCAAGCCATGGCCAGATTGGGACCCCCCAAGCCATGGTCAGATGAGGACCCCAAACCCGTACCCAGATGGGGACCCCACCCAGCAGCTGGATGGGGACCCAGATCTGTGGTTGGACAGGGACCCCAACCTGTGCCCCAAGGGGACCCCTGCCCATGTGCAGAGGGGACGCAGATCCTTGCCGAGAGGGGACCCCAAACTGTGTCTGGGAGGGCCCCCAGATCCATGCTCAGAGAGGACCCTGCCCTGTGCCCTGAGGGGACCCCAGCCTGAGCCCTGAGGGGACTCAGTCCCGTTCCTGGAAGGGACCCCCACATCTGTGCCCAGTGGGGACCCCAGCCCATGCCTGAAGGGAACTCCAACCTGtgccccagggggaccccagTCCACGAACGGAGGAGAACCCCAACCCATGTTCAGAGGGGACACAGATCCATGCCTAGAGGGGACCCCGACCTGTGTCTGGGAGAGACCTCAGGTTTGTGCCCTGAGGGGACCCCAGCCCATGCCTGGAGGGGGCTTGGATCCACTCCCAGAGGGGATCCCAGCCCGTACCTAGAGGGAACCCCAACCTGTGCCCCGAGGGGACCCCCAAATCTGTGCCCAGAGGGGATCCAGACCTTTTCCTGGAGGGGACCCCAGCCCATACCCTGAGGGAACCCCAACCTGTGCCGGGGGGGGACCCCAGCCCATACCCGGAGGGAACCCCAACCTGTCCCTGGAGGGGAGCCCAGCCCATACCCGGCAGGTGCCCTGCCCCGTGCCCGGAGCGGGGGGACCGCAGCCGCGTCCCCACCGCACCCCCGGGATGCCCCCCAGTCCGTTCCCCGGCTCCCCCCTTACCCGGAGCTGCCGGGCGGCCTCCTCGGCGGGGCGGACGCGGTGGTCCCGGTGCGGGGCCCCCTCCCGGCACAGCGGGCACAGCGGCCGCCGGCAGCTCTCGCAGAAGAGGCCCAGCGCCTCCCCGTGGGTCGGGCAACGGGGCTGCCGGGCCTCGTCGCCCAAGGCCTCCGCCAGCCCGGCCACCGCCGCCAGCGAGTGGTTGGGCCGCAGGGAGCCGGGGGCCACGGTGGCGCGACACTGGGGAcaggcggcggggcgcgggggggtccccagcaccgCCAGCAGGCAGGGCCGGCAGAAGCTGTGGCCGCACTCGGTGAGGACGGGCTGGGAGAAGAGCTCCAGGCAGATGGGGCAAGTGGCCTCGGCCTGCAGGTTGTCGCCCAGGGCCAGCAGGGCCCGCGCCATGCTGCCGGGGAGCGGCGTTTCCCGgaaccgggcggggggggggtgaaggggggggggtgtgtttgtgtgtgtgactgtGCGCGGCTGTCACACAGCCGGGGAATAGAAACCAcggaagggtttgggtgggaagggaccttaaagaccacccagtgccaccccctgccctgggcagggacacctcccaccagaccacgttgctccaagccccctccaacctggccttgaacccctccagggatggggcagccacagcttctctgggcaacctgggccaggctctcaccaccctcacagcaaagaagttctgccccagatctcagctcaatctcccctctttcagtgtcaaacccttctccctcctcctctggctcccctccctgatccagagtccctccccagctttcctggagccccttgagggactggaaggggctctaaggtctccctggagcctcctcttctccaggctgaacccccacaactctctcagcctgtcctcacatcAACTGTGTGCACAGGGGGTGTTGTGTGCACATGTGCAAGCGCGTGTGTACATGTAGAGCTGTGCATGTGCGTGTACATGTACCTGTGCGTGTGTTTTGGCACGTTTGTGCGGGTGTGCATCGGTGCGGGTGTGCTTTGTTGACACATGCTTGTGTGTTGACACGTGCATGTATGTGGGTATGAGTCTATGTGTGTTTGGGGTGTGCATGTCCGTGTACCTATGTGGCTGTGCACACGTCTGCACACGTGTAGCATGTGCACACAGGCACATCTGGGTGtacatgtgtctgtgtgtggtgCGTGGTGTGTACATGTGTGTTCGCGTGTGCAAGTGTGAGCGGTTTTGCACACGTGTGCCTGCATGTGGGTGCACATTTGTGTCTGCGTgtacatgtatgtgtatacatgtgtatgtatgtgcacgTATGGGCACGTGTGTCTGTGCAGGAGTGGGGAAGATTCCGTCAGCCGCAGCCCGGGGAGGGACAGTGTGAGTGAGTGTGAGCTCAAGTGAGCAGTTTCAGGGATTGTGTCACTGCGGCAGCTGGGACACACAGGAGCCGAGTGTAATCCAGTCCCTGAGCCGCTTCCCAGGGGCCAGTTGCCTCCCCATGTGAAATCCCACCAAGCCCAGTGGCCACGCCGGAGCAGGGGGGCTCTGGCTTCCACCCCGTCACCACCGTCAGCTCTCCCAAGATCTCCTTTGCCTTCATCCCAGCCCCAAACCACCCGGAGGGCTTTGGATGCTTAGCAAAGTGCTGCTTTGTCCCCACAAAAAGCCCCTGCTTCCCCATGGGTCTCCAGACTCCATCCCAGCGGCTGCCGTGGGGTGGGCACGATGCTTTCAGCCCACCTCACACCCAAGTGGGGATGATGGTGGCTTCTGCtcatcccctgtccccagggctgctgcctatcgctctctacaactccctgaaaggagggggtagccagggggggtcggtctcttctcccaaggaacaggcgatgggacaagaggaaacggcctcaagttgcaccaggggtgatttaggatggatattgggaaaaattccctcctggaaagggttgtgaagcgttggaagaggctgcccagagcagtggcagagttgccatccctggagggattgaaaagccgggcagacgtggtgctgagggacatgggtcagtggtgggtttggcagtgttgggctgatggttggactcaacgatcttaaGGGTCTTCTCCAActtcaatgattctatgagtctatgatgtGAGCCCTCAGAGAGTCAGTCCTGCGGCAGGAcggtgctgggacccccccagttAAGCGGTGTTTTAGCATTCAGCATTCCCCAAACGAACCTGCCTGCAATTAATTGGAGGGTGCCGAGAACCTGCAGACAACTTGGGGGTGGCGGTGCCGCTCATAGCACGTGCCACCCCCACATTCGTGCCCTGCGGCGCCACCACCTCTGCCGTTTTTTCGGTGCCACTGCCTCCCAGGACACCAGCCCCGTGACAGCACATTTAACCCCCGTCGGACTGCACGCTGCCAGCTGGAACCCCAAACTGCTCCCAGGGATGTTCAAGCAGCACCCCAACATCGGGAACCTCGGCTGGAGCCTGCCCTGGCAGCCCCAAAACGCTCCTCTCCATGGTGGTGACCGACTGGCAGCTCTCGGCACCCCAGCACCTTGTCTAGCACAGAAAATGCTTCAAATCACAAATTTTGGAGAGGTTCATACGCACAGAAAGCCCTGCAGCCAGGACTTTGGTTCTGCAAAGGCATTAAAGGGTCCCGACAACTTCTCCCATCATTGCTCTGTTTATTGATGCCACCGTCCAACGCGAGATCTGCCACTGCCATCCCCACAGCACCCCTCAGCCAGGGACCCCGGTGTGTGCCGGggggctggtgtcactgctccgGCATCTCACCCAGCAGGAGCTGCAAGGAGGACGAGCTGGGAACGCGGAGAACCAGAGCTGCTGGAGACGGGAGCTCAAACCCACAGCGAGGAGATGGACCCGTGTCCCACCCACTGTGGGGCAAGGGACCCCAGCAGCCTGGGAGCCGGGTGGTCTCCCACGGGCGACCCCAAGCTGGCCAGGGGTTTTCTTGGAACCATCCTGGGACCGGAGTCCTGCTGTTCACACCACCCGGAAGTGTGTGGTGGATGCCACCTTCTCTCTTCAAAGAGAGAAGAACAGTTAAACCACGGCGAGGTCTTGTGCATGGGGATGTTGTGACCCCACCGCGGTGAGACCCCCCCGCGTCTCACACCGATGCCTCCGGTGCCAGCTCTTCGTGGCACCCAGGGGTGGCCGCTCGCCCGAAAGGCATTTGCCGCTGCGGGAAGGATGAAGCGCTAGAAATGAGTGTTTGGAGGAGCCTCGCTGATGGGGTCCTACcagaaaaaggttctttttactGCAACtagtattttattctattttataatTCATGAGTGCATCACAGGCCCCCAGAGCCGGGCAGGCACCTACCAGCGCTTCCAATCTAGACACACACGGagaatttcctcctcatctgGATCTATTTTATTACTCACCTCCCCCTGGCCGCCAGCTCCTTGTCCCCACGCGCTGCTGAGCGACTGTCGCCTACAGCCCGCAGAGCTGGGACGAGGCAgcatctctgcagagctcctggaCAAAAGAGCGACCGTGCCAGAATCAAATCAGCctgaagagcaatttttttttttttaaaacaacaacaacaacaaaaaaaaagcatcttggcAATCCTAAGTTTTGCTTATCAAATAAAAAGTTCCtccacatttattaaaaaaaaatgaacagtagattttaaaaagcagttaagaGTCCTACGCCGGCAAAACACCCTGCAcaggtttcttttgttgttgtttgcttttttttttgttttgttttgttttttctcctttctgatggTGAGGATTCCCCCTAAATCAGCTGCTGctgttaattttatatatatatttaatcttttaattttgcCGCGCGTTGCttgctttaattaattaatttatttccaatcAGCCTAGCCGTCTCCACCAGACCAGCGGCGCTACCACACAAAGCTTCCTTGATGTCCATGCCCTGAGccgggggtggggaaaggggatggagggagggtgggagagatgagcggaggaggaagaggaggaggaggaggaggaagaaggctggagggagggatggatggatggatggatggatggagggaggggagggagggagaggaagccgTCGGGCAGCCCCTCACTCTCCCATGTGCGTCCTCAGGTGGTACTTGAGGGACTGCTTGTAGCGGAAGCACTTGGTGCACTCGGTGCAGGGGTAGGGCCGCTCGCCGGTGTGCGCCCGCTGGTGCTCCAGGAGGTGGTGCTTCTGGGTGAAGTTCTTGCCGCACTCGGTGCAGTGGTAGGGCCGCTCGCCCGTGTGGATGCGCTGGTGCTCCAGGAGATGGTGCTTGCGGATGAAACCCTTCCCGCAGACGGCGCAGGCGTGCGGGCGCTCCCGGGTGTGGATGCGGTAATGGTTGGTGAGCTTGGACTTCTCGCTGAAGGTCTTCTCGCACTGGCTGCACTGGTAGGGCCGCTCGCCGGTGTGAGTCCGCTGGTGCCGCAGGAGGTGGGAGGGCCGGGTGAAGTTCTTGCCGCACTGGGGGCAGAGGAAAGCCATCTCGCTCTTGCCGGCGTGGATCCTCTGGTGCATGATGAGGCTGATCTGCAAGCGGAAGCTCCTCCGGCACTCGCCGCAGGTGAAGGGCCGCTCCCCGACGTGGGTGATCTGGTGCTTGCTGAGGCTCGACTTGTGGCTGAAGCTGCTCTCGCACTCGGAGCACTTGTAGGGCTTCCCCGGAGGCGGGGGTCGTGGCTGTGGCTTGAGGCCGTGCTCGGGGCGCCGGGGGACCCCCACTCCCCGGCGCGTGTGGCTGCGCTGGTGCAGCAAGAACTGCTGCTTGTTGCGGAAGCTGAGGTCGCAGTCGTGGCACTCGTAGGGCCCTTCCTTGAGGTGGTTGCGCTGGTGGATCATGAAGTTGATCTTGAGCATGAAGCTCTTCCCGCACTCGGGGCAGATGTAGGGTCTCTCCCTCGTCCGGTTCCGCTGCTGGGCGATGGCCGGCTTCATCTCCCCGGAGTCTCTCTCGCAGGCGGGGGGTTTCCTCACCCGGGCGGCCGCCAGGCTCCTGGGCTGCGTTTTGGAGCTGCACTGTGCCTCGCAGCCCAGCCCGGCCTCGTGGCTGGGGAACGCCGGCGGCTCGGTCCTGCCCGAGAACATGGCGCACGGCTCCAGGGTGTCGgggtcgtcctcctcctcctcttcctcctccgtcTTGATCACGATCCCGTcctctggggggggtggggtggggagggaaaccaGAACAGCATTAGGGTCactgggtgggatgggatgggcttTTATACACCTGGGGGTTGCTAAAGAAATATCTACATGGGCTTCTGCCGCTGATtgtccctgctctgcctggccaCGAGCTGGCTCTAGCCCGGAGCCCTGGGATGTGGCACGTCCCCTCGCATGGGCAAAGCGAACCCCGCACACCCCCAGACAGGGAGGACAGACAAACCGCCTCCCGGACAGGCTCCTTCGGAGGGTGCGGTGAGACCTGGCTGCCAAAAGGTTTTGCAATTTCACGATGCTGCGAGACAAGAGGGGAGGATAAAAGCACCACGGATTTGCGAGGACTCGAGCAGCCGAGTGATTTCAGAGCAGCTCCATCTGCTGTTGTTTCGCTGGGCTACAACAACGCTCCCCACACCCGGCACCGCTCGAAGGAAACACGGCATGGGGCTGCCAGGCTCCAGCTCCACTCCTGAGAAAACATGTCCAGCCTGGGACTGTCCTCTCCTTCGACCTCCACGTGACGGGGCACCGGGAGagacccccccctctccttcccagaaGCAACCGGTGGTGGGATGGACAGCTGCACGACAGGCTCCCCCCTTGCGTCACCCACGCCGGAGGTGACCCAGTGGTTTTGTTTGGCCAGACCAGCCCTACTGGCGACAGAGGAGGTAGGACATCGAGGAACGGCCCGTGGTGGATCCCTCGCACGTCACCCCACGCTGGACTTTGAGCCAGGCCTATGTACTTTTCTCGGAAGAGCAGCCAGGCTTTCCCTAGAAGAGGCAGCTGATGGGAGCAGGATGGATCAAagccctgtccctctcccctccagagGAAGGGTCAGTGGGGAAAACCCCcattcccaggtcctccttcccacctccttgAAGCAAGGAAAACCCGGGGGCTATCACTGCTTGAGCACCAGCCGCCAACATCCGCACCCAGGTCAGAGGTTTCCCGCAGCTCCTGTTCATTCCCACCAGCTCCGCACGTTGGCAGAGGTGCTGGACAAGGATTGGATCCAACCCCACTGGTGGCTTGGCTGGTTTTCCTTGGAAAACCATGAGGAGACCACAGGACCCACGAGAGGAGACCACAGGACCCACCTCAAGAGCCCAAATCCATCTTTGAGAAGACCACAAGACTCAGGAGATGGAGTTGAGGAGGACCTCAAGAGCCCAACTCCATCTTTCTTGGTGTGCGTTACACCATCGCAAAGCCGTCAGAAGGCAGGGAACCCACCGCTCACAACAGTCCATCTCCCCGCTTTCCCATCTCCACCCTCAAAGCAGGTCTGGAGGACCTGGCCCATATCTGCCACCCAACCAGCAAACTTCTTCACATGAAGAACCAGTGCCATCTTCTTGTCTCTCCACTAAATAACCTTACCACACCTTTCCCTCctggcagctcccaccccacagatcTCCAGCCACCCTTGTCCCCATCTCTGGACCTGCCCCGAGTGACCCTCAAGCTGGTTGATGTGTTCCTCCAGCAGAGTTGGAGAGTTCCTCCAGCAGCATGTTCCTCCAGCAGAGTCCTGAGAAGCTTACACCATTCCTCCACGACTAACACCAGGGCAGGAGTCCTCAACCAACATCCTGCCCTCTCCAACGGTGGGATTTTGGCAGTGGGGGCCCACTTGGGGCTGTCAGAAAATGCTGCCTGGGACACGTCTTCCCTTGTTCTTGTAAAACAAGGGCTTTTCCCACCCATGGAGGACTGAGCTGCTGCTTACTCCACTCTGGAGCAGGTCAGGTGCCCTCAGAGACCACGCTCTGATGTCCACCACGTGagtgctgcctcctcctcttgGCCTGAGGTCTCACCACAGCTGCTCTTGAGGTTTTCTGCAGCCAGAAACTCTCCTTCTGGTGCTGGTTCTGGGGGAATTTAACACTTCTCTTTCATCCAACCCTTTCACCGACCCACCACAGCCCCTCCTGAGTCCCCACAACGTGCCGCGGAGCTGTGCGCCGAGCGTCTCACCTGTGCAGCTCCCGTGGTGAACGATGACCCTCTGGATCTCGTTGAAGTCGGCTACGTATTCAGAGGAGTCACCCAGGCTGGTTCCCGGGAGGTCCCTCGGTGGGGAGACGGAGCCGTAGGGGCTCTCACAGGCTGCCTCCTCGTCCGGGCTCTGGAAGCTCCCCTCCGATTGCCCCGACATCCCATGCAGCTCAGGGTTTTCAGGACTGTCTTCAGGAAGGAGCTCCTCCGTTTTGATCACAACCCTTATACCAGCTGAAGCAAAGAGAGATTCCCACCCGCCATCATTCCCGGGAGCCAGGAGGAAGAAACCGTCAGCTCCGGATGCCGATCCCACAAGAGGGGTTTCGGTTGCTCGGCCACTTCTTCTCTCCCTTCAACCCCTGCCCTTCAGCCATCCCTGGGATCCTCCACAGGcacaggggtcccttccaacccagacgattctctgattctatgaccAGCAGAGGAGCTGGCACCGTCTCTTCCAGGACATCTCCTTATCAGCCTCCCTTAACTCAGAGCAGGAGTCTCTCTGGGACTcggggtccctggtgccccagCCCAGACCTGTCCTTGGAGAACCCCCTCCAGTACCCCAGGTCCCCACACGCAGGATGAGAACAGCCTTCCCTGCCCCAGGGGGATGCTCCAAGGATAAACCCAGGCaccaggagaggctggagaggacTTTTGGAGGTGGACAGCTGACACCATCTCTTCTGGGACACCTCCTTATCAGCCCCCCTTATCTGAGAGCAGGAGTCACTCTGGGACTCGGGGTCCCCGGTGCcccactcccagcccagccctgcccttgTAGAACCCGCTCAATACCCCAGGTCCTCACACACAGGATGGGAACAGCCTTCCCTGCACCAGGGGGATGCCCCAAGGATAAACCCAAGCaccaggagaggctggagaggacTTTTTTGGGGTGGATGGGTTGTGCTAATGGGACCTGATTCTCCTTTCCTGCCAGGCACCCCTCTGAGGACCTGCTCTGGACACAGACGTTTCCCTGGCTGATGGCCCCCAACTCACTGGGCTCCGCTTGCCCTGGTTTATCCGTTAAGCCGTACCTGGAGATCAAATCTCTCATCAGCAGCTCCTCTGAACCCAACCTACGGCTCACCTGCGGTGGCATCGGTAATGATCTCGCtctcctccaagtcctgctcATTCCTGACCCGCGATTCCTCCCCTTGCTCGATCTGAGACAAAACACCGGGTTTGGAAATTGCATAGTCTGTTgagagacagagggatggagggaagggattaCTGCACGGGGAATCCCAATATCGGCTTCCACCTCGCCCCAGCGCCCGGGGAGGGGACACGTCAAGACACTCGGGAACATCCACAAAAGATCTGCAGGTGGAAGAGCCTGGTGCTGAGCAGGGCAGGCTCCCTGGATGGCCAGAGGAGATTCCACACACAGAGGAACTACCTTGgagcaaaaaacccaacccacatgTTGTTCTGGCAGGGTTTTAGAACTTCTCCGGCAAATTCCTGTCTCTCCCAAAGCCAAAAGCATTTCACCTCTGGTCCCGGCAGGGCCAGAAATTCTcctgtggcttcaggaggaaatgCCCCAAAGGAGCGTAGGTCTGATGGCATCAGACAACTGTTCACTCTGCAAAAGTTTCCTCTAAAGGGAAAAGTTTCTTCTCAAGGTACCAGCATGGGCTGGTACCCGCTGCTGACCCAGAAGATGAAGGGAAACCCTTCCATCAGCCACAGGGAAGGTGCTGGCTTTTCACTGAGTAACTCTGGCTGGAAGGGGCCTCAGGAGGTCTCCAGCCCACCCACCCATGGGTGGCCCCcacccagccaggacagcacTGTGCCCCAAACCCGGCCATTGCTGGAAGGATGCCCTCGCCAAGACTAGAAGCATCCTCCTGAGCTTTTAAATCTCCATTTAAAATGGGACATTTGGGTCTCCAGGGGATCCAAGAGGATGTCCAAGGAGGACTTGAAGGACGCCCATGCCTGCAGGGAGCCAGGAACCCCAGAGAACCTGCCCTTCACCAGGGCGAAGACACCCCAATATTTACCCAGGGAGATCAGCGACTCGTAGTTCCCCTTCATCACATTCTTGTACAGCTCCTTCTGCCactcctccagcttctcccaCTCCTTGTTGT
Proteins encoded in this region:
- the LOC141471023 gene encoding E3 ubiquitin-protein ligase TRIM7-like, which gives rise to MARALLALGDNLQAEATCPICLELFSQPVLTECGHSFCRPCLLAVLGTPPRPAACPQCRATVAPGSLRPNHSLAAVAGLAEALGDEARQPRCPTHGEALGLFCESCRRPLCPLCREGAPHRDHRVRPAEEAARQLRETLQASLVFLQKEKEEFKPQGEKQSDGLLEKVASEQQRLRDTFKELRQFLQEQEGLLLAQLDRAHRDLTKERSQYISSISERKSLLDTLVVEIEKKRDQPVVEFLMDIDKTLSSCEAAKVPIPEPVSPELQRTVKNLSEMSQLVVGAVGKFKVNLLREADRERVKVTLDPETANPYLIVSKDRKTLRLGDGRGKLLDTPKRFTGSPSILGCQGFTAGRHYWELEVGDGDSWAVGVALESVQRKNSLTMAMGKIWALRRDWNRQYTVLHMPPTPLALKEEPRRIRVHLDYEAGQVTFYNAENMMQILQFKVSFTEKVFPYFWLWSQESYIQLCA